From Luteococcus japonicus, one genomic window encodes:
- a CDS encoding DNA polymerase IV has translation MRPTASILHLDLDAFFAAVEQRDKPSLRGKPVIVGGVGQRGVVSTASYEARAFGVRSAMPSHEARRRAPNAAFLSGRYDVYRQSSQIVMALLRELSPLVEPLSIDEAFVDLEAGGHDCRDLDALRALGQQLRADLFERTEGLTASVGIGSSKFIAKVGSEMAKPNGLLVVSPGSEVEVVSPLPARAVPGVGPVTMEKLERLGIKTVADLQRAEPAELVREVGRTWGEALHELAFARDDRPVSPHREAKSISIEDTFETDLTDRPELERTATRDAAIVADRLRRSGQFARTITLKVRLGDFTTWTRSRTLNGATDSTERIAQVARDLLAALDVREGVRLLGVGVANFTQAAQEELFDLEGDQVREQDVVTTSLEAPPVRVRGRGGWSPGSEMEHPDFGRGWVWGSGLGRVTVRFETRLTGVGPVRTFRTDDEALTRPEALLPMTWDSPAAEPVEA, from the coding sequence GGTGATCGTCGGGGGCGTGGGGCAGCGCGGCGTGGTCTCGACGGCCAGCTATGAGGCGCGTGCCTTCGGGGTGCGTTCCGCGATGCCTTCCCACGAGGCACGGCGCAGGGCTCCGAATGCCGCCTTCCTGTCCGGCCGCTACGACGTCTACCGCCAGTCCAGCCAGATCGTGATGGCACTGCTCCGGGAGCTGTCGCCGCTGGTGGAACCATTGAGCATCGACGAGGCCTTCGTGGACCTGGAGGCCGGAGGCCACGACTGCCGTGACCTCGACGCGCTGCGGGCGCTGGGGCAGCAGCTGCGCGCGGACCTCTTCGAGCGCACCGAGGGACTGACGGCGAGCGTCGGGATCGGCTCCAGCAAGTTCATCGCCAAGGTGGGCAGCGAGATGGCCAAGCCCAATGGTCTGCTGGTGGTGAGCCCGGGCAGTGAGGTGGAGGTGGTCTCCCCACTGCCGGCCCGAGCGGTCCCCGGGGTCGGGCCGGTGACGATGGAGAAGTTGGAGCGGTTGGGGATCAAGACCGTCGCGGACCTCCAGCGGGCCGAGCCGGCCGAGCTGGTCCGTGAGGTGGGGCGTACCTGGGGCGAGGCGCTGCACGAGCTGGCCTTCGCCCGGGACGACCGGCCGGTGAGTCCACACCGGGAGGCCAAGTCCATCTCCATCGAGGACACCTTCGAGACGGACCTGACGGACCGGCCGGAACTGGAGCGGACCGCCACCCGGGACGCCGCCATCGTCGCGGACCGGCTGCGGCGTTCCGGCCAGTTCGCCCGCACCATCACGCTGAAGGTGCGGTTGGGGGACTTCACCACCTGGACCCGTTCTCGCACCCTGAACGGGGCGACGGACAGCACGGAGCGGATCGCCCAGGTGGCACGAGACCTGCTCGCCGCCCTCGACGTCCGCGAGGGGGTGCGCCTGCTGGGCGTCGGTGTCGCCAACTTCACCCAGGCGGCGCAGGAGGAACTCTTCGACCTGGAGGGTGACCAGGTGCGTGAGCAGGACGTGGTCACCACCAGCCTCGAAGCACCGCCCGTGCGGGTGCGCGGCCGCGGCGGATGGAGCCCCGGCAGCGAGATGGAGCACCCGGACTTCGGCCGCGGCTGGGTCTGGGGCTCCGGTCTGGGGCGGGTGACGGTGCGTTTCGAGACCCGGCTGACCGGCGTCGGCCCGGTGCGCACCTTCCGCACCGACGACGAAGCGCTGACCCGCCCGGAGGCCCTGCTCCCGATGACCTGGGATTCCCCGGCGGCCGAGCCCGTCGAGGCCTAA